In Microbulbifer agarilyticus, the DNA window GGGAAGTACAGCAGATGCTGGCATCCCTGTCGCCGCAGAGTATTGCCCAACTGCTGGAAAGTTCGCCCCCGCACATTCGCCAGGTCCTGTGGAAACTCATCGACCAGGACGTGGAAGGGGAAGTCCTGCAAGAGCTCCCCGACGAGGTACAAAGCCAGATTCTTTCCACCATGGATACCAAGGAAATGGTAACCATCATGGAGGGGCTGAATGCGGATGACGTCGCCGATATTCTGCAGCAGCTGCCGGAGCGGGTGATGGCAGAGGTGCTCTCGGCGATGAGCGAGAGCGACCGCAAGCGTGTGGAAAGCGTCCTCGCCTACGACGAGGAAACGGCCGGCGGCCTGATGGACACGGAGATCGTGTCCGTGCGCCCCAACCTTACCCTCGACGTGGTTTTGCGCTATCTGCGCCGGCACGACCAACTCCCCGAGTCCACCGACAACCTGTTTGTGGTAACCCGCAAAGACCGCTTTATCGGCCTGCTGCCACTGACCAAGCTGTTAACCACCGATCCGTCCGTCACCGTGCGCGAAGTTATGGTGACCGATGTGGACCCGATTCCCGCAGATATGCCCGACGATGAAGTGGCGCGGCTGTTTACCAAATACGACTGGGTAACCGCGCCAGTGGTGGATGAACACAAGCGCCTGCTCGGGCGCATCACCATCGATGACGTGGTGGATGTGATCCGCGAAGATGCAGACCACTCGCTGATGAGCCTCGCTGGTCTCGACGAAGAAGAAGACACCTTCGCCACCGTCGCCCGCACCGCCCCCCGCCGCGCCATCTGGCTCGGTGTCAATCTGCTCACAGCGCTGCTGGCGTCCTGGGTCATCAACCTGTTTCAGGGCACCATCGACAAGGTGGTGGCCCTGGCGGTGCTGATGCCCATTGTCGCCAGTATGGGGGGGGTTGCCGGCAGCCAGACGCTTACGGTGGTGATCCGCGGCATGGCCCTCGGCCAGATAGGCAAAAGCAACCTGGGATGGCTATTGTCTAGGGAGCTGGCCAGCGGGGCGCTGAATGCCATCTTGTGGTCCACAGTCCTCGGCGCCATCACTGCGCTGTGGTTTGGGGATCACCGCATTGCCTGGATTATTATTGCCGCCATGGTCATCAACCTGATTACCGCCGCCCTCGCCGGCGCTATCTTGCCGGTGACGCTCCGCGCCATGCGCATAGACCCGGCGCTAGCCGGCGGTGTGGCACTGACCACGGTGACCGATGTGGTAGGATTCATGTCCTTCCTCGGTCTCGCTACCTTGTATTTCGCCTGATGCCGCTCCTGCCGTGGAGCGCCAAATTTCTTGAGATGTTTTATGCACAATTCCGACGACTTTGACTCACACGATGAATTTGACGAGGACCTGCCGAAGAGCAAGACCCAGCTCAAACAGGAAATGCATGAACTCCAGACACTGGGCAAGCAGTTAACCGAGTTGAACGC includes these proteins:
- the mgtE gene encoding magnesium transporter, which produces MVNPTTNTDFTFRAQKQLGELYAALDSGTGREVQQMLASLSPQSIAQLLESSPPHIRQVLWKLIDQDVEGEVLQELPDEVQSQILSTMDTKEMVTIMEGLNADDVADILQQLPERVMAEVLSAMSESDRKRVESVLAYDEETAGGLMDTEIVSVRPNLTLDVVLRYLRRHDQLPESTDNLFVVTRKDRFIGLLPLTKLLTTDPSVTVREVMVTDVDPIPADMPDDEVARLFTKYDWVTAPVVDEHKRLLGRITIDDVVDVIREDADHSLMSLAGLDEEEDTFATVARTAPRRAIWLGVNLLTALLASWVINLFQGTIDKVVALAVLMPIVASMGGVAGSQTLTVVIRGMALGQIGKSNLGWLLSRELASGALNAILWSTVLGAITALWFGDHRIAWIIIAAMVINLITAALAGAILPVTLRAMRIDPALAGGVALTTVTDVVGFMSFLGLATLYFA